Proteins from a genomic interval of Candidatus Babela massiliensis:
- the gltX gene encoding glutamate--tRNA ligase, with amino-acid sequence MTDNLIRVRFAPSPTGYLHLGSLRVALFNWLYARHNKGQFIIRIEDTDLNRSESKYVDSILIPLKWVGIESDEPITFQSQRLELYNKVLNYMLEKNLAYRCFCSEKESNQNVEYKKYEGTCRNRLINQIDLQSPHVIRFKLPENIDKIEFNDLIRGDITFDIDQFDDFVIFRSDGMPTYNFAVVVDDNSMNITHILRGEEHISNTPKQILLYQACGFRVPLFGHLPLILSPDGGKLSKRHAATSVDFYQKEGFLPDALCNYLVRLGWAHGDQEIFSKEEMIKYFTLENVSKHGAIFDIKKLEWVNGVYIRNSSSQYLFDYITENIDADVFKNLNHWSQDKILKSIDLYKDRVRTLKELLLFIVELYNEPHNLELHNLDQWANENSISILKKLISSLDMQENFSHENISLDIKILCKEFGIKLPEIAQPIRLALTGKVSSPGIFDIIILLGKKESIQRIKVFVEFLSNVVRKH; translated from the coding sequence ATGACAGATAATTTGATTCGTGTAAGATTTGCGCCATCGCCTACGGGCTATTTGCATTTAGGTTCATTAAGAGTAGCGTTGTTTAATTGGCTATATGCACGTCACAACAAAGGTCAATTTATAATTAGAATTGAGGATACTGATTTAAATCGTTCAGAATCTAAATATGTTGATTCGATTTTAATTCCATTAAAGTGGGTTGGTATAGAATCAGATGAACCAATAACCTTTCAATCACAACGTCTTGAGTTATATAATAAAGTACTTAATTATATGCTTGAAAAAAATTTGGCATATCGTTGTTTTTGTTCTGAAAAAGAATCAAATCAAAATGTAGAATATAAAAAGTATGAAGGTACCTGTAGAAATCGTTTGATTAATCAAATAGATCTTCAAAGTCCTCATGTTATAAGATTTAAGCTACCTGAAAATATTGATAAGATTGAATTTAACGATTTAATTAGAGGTGATATAACCTTTGATATAGATCAATTTGATGATTTTGTTATATTCAGATCTGATGGGATGCCTACTTATAATTTTGCAGTTGTGGTTGATGATAATAGTATGAATATTACTCATATCTTAAGAGGCGAAGAGCATATATCCAATACGCCTAAACAAATTTTACTATATCAAGCATGTGGTTTTAGAGTACCATTATTTGGACACTTACCCTTGATTTTGAGTCCTGATGGTGGAAAATTGAGTAAAAGACATGCAGCAACTTCAGTAGATTTTTATCAAAAAGAGGGATTTTTACCAGACGCTTTATGTAATTATCTAGTAAGATTAGGCTGGGCTCATGGAGATCAAGAAATCTTTTCAAAAGAAGAAATGATTAAATATTTCACTCTAGAAAATGTATCAAAACATGGAGCAATTTTTGATATTAAGAAACTTGAGTGGGTCAATGGTGTTTATATTCGTAATTCTTCATCTCAATACTTATTTGATTATATAACAGAAAATATAGACGCTGATGTATTTAAAAATTTAAATCATTGGAGTCAAGATAAGATATTAAAATCAATAGATTTATATAAAGATAGAGTAAGAACTCTTAAAGAGTTACTACTGTTTATTGTAGAATTATATAATGAGCCTCATAATTTGGAATTACATAATTTAGATCAATGGGCTAATGAAAATAGTATATCGATATTAAAGAAATTAATATCGAGTCTTGATATGCAAGAAAATTTTTCTCATGAAAATATTTCTTTAGATATTAAAATATTATGTAAAGAATTTGGTATAAAGTTACCTGAAATAGCTCAACCGATTAGGTTAGCATTAACAGGAAAAGTTTCAAGCCCAGGCATTTTTGATATTATTATTTTGCTTGGAAAAAAAGAGAGTATACAGAGGATAAAAGTTTTTGTTGAATTTTTATCTAATGTAGTAAGGAAGCATTAA
- the gyrA gene encoding DNA gyrase subunit A produces the protein MEFTQEKGLYLRIAPVLIEEELKDSFLDYAMSVVVSRAIPDVRDGLKPVHRRILYTMNQLGFHYNKPYHKSVRIVGEVLGKYHPHGDQAVYNTMVGMVQLFSKRYPLLDGQGNWGSVDGDNAAAMRYTEVRMEKITQELLHDIDKNTVDFVPNFDESTVEPVILPSRLPNFIVNGTSGIAVGMATSVPPHNLTEVINGCLALLKNENLSDEELFQLIPAPDFPTGGIICGKAGILKAYTTGRGNLILRGVVDIEETKKGTALIIKELPYQVNKSELIIKIADLVKNKVIEGITNIRDESDKSGIRVVIELKRNETPQVVLNLLYKHTSLQSSVGILMLALLDNRPIVFTLRQVLTEFLLHRQNVITKRSQFALEKALSKEHILIGFGIALNNIDEVISLIKNSDNSDQAAAKLNSKFMLTQEQCKAILEMRLQRLTGLEQEKINSELKDVQKEISYLRSLLSDKNLLKREIEEELLQIKDNYSDERRTRIEGPVDNVTEADFIANDEVVVTLTKKGYIKRVELSVYNVQHRGGKGKMAMASLDDNDDVLQDMFVARNHDELLFFTNLGRIYNIPVYQVPEASRTAKGRAIVNLLPLNPNEYVVKLLCTKDLDDKNLVMLTKKGIIKRTLAQEFGNIRSTGIRAITLNESDELVFCSLSSGQDTIVIATAKGQGIRFKEEEVRAMGRQASGVIGIRLHEDDYVIGMEVLSDETQDILFATENGYGKRVKISDFRIAHRGGYGVRTIPTDKRNGQVIGLVVVGDNMDILLIDEHGKIIRLSSKEIRTLGRQAKGVRLIKLDSGSKLAGAFAVVSSEKESQEVSE, from the coding sequence ATGGAATTTACACAAGAAAAAGGGCTCTATTTGCGTATTGCTCCTGTCTTAATAGAAGAAGAATTAAAAGATTCTTTTCTTGATTATGCGATGTCGGTTGTAGTTAGTAGAGCTATACCGGATGTCAGAGATGGCTTAAAGCCAGTACATAGAAGAATTTTATATACGATGAATCAGTTAGGTTTTCATTATAATAAACCTTATCATAAATCTGTTCGTATAGTTGGGGAAGTTTTAGGGAAATATCATCCTCATGGTGATCAAGCTGTTTATAATACTATGGTTGGTATGGTTCAGCTTTTTTCCAAGCGGTATCCCCTACTTGATGGGCAAGGAAACTGGGGATCTGTTGATGGCGATAATGCTGCGGCTATGCGTTATACTGAAGTACGTATGGAAAAGATTACTCAAGAGTTACTTCATGATATCGATAAAAATACCGTTGACTTTGTGCCCAATTTTGATGAATCTACTGTGGAGCCTGTAATACTTCCAAGCAGATTGCCTAATTTCATAGTTAATGGAACTTCAGGCATTGCGGTTGGGATGGCAACATCTGTACCACCTCATAATTTAACCGAAGTGATTAATGGGTGTTTAGCTTTATTGAAAAATGAAAATTTATCAGATGAGGAACTATTTCAGTTAATTCCTGCGCCGGATTTTCCAACAGGCGGTATAATTTGTGGTAAAGCGGGTATTCTTAAGGCTTATACAACAGGGCGTGGTAATTTAATCTTACGTGGGGTTGTTGATATAGAGGAAACAAAAAAGGGTACTGCTTTAATTATTAAAGAACTACCTTATCAGGTTAACAAATCAGAGTTAATAATAAAAATTGCCGATCTTGTTAAAAATAAGGTAATAGAAGGTATTACCAATATAAGAGATGAATCTGATAAAAGTGGTATTAGAGTTGTTATAGAACTCAAAAGAAATGAAACTCCTCAAGTGGTTTTAAATTTACTCTATAAACATACTTCTTTACAGTCAAGTGTTGGAATTTTAATGCTTGCTCTACTTGATAACAGGCCTATAGTGTTTACCTTACGTCAAGTCTTGACCGAATTTTTATTGCATAGACAAAATGTAATTACAAAGCGTAGCCAGTTTGCTCTTGAAAAGGCTTTATCAAAAGAACATATATTAATAGGTTTTGGAATAGCTCTTAATAATATAGATGAGGTTATTTCTTTAATTAAAAATTCTGATAATTCTGATCAAGCAGCTGCTAAATTAAATAGCAAATTTATGCTTACTCAAGAACAATGTAAAGCAATATTAGAAATGCGTCTTCAAAGATTAACAGGTCTTGAACAAGAGAAAATTAATAGTGAATTGAAAGATGTTCAGAAAGAAATTTCTTATTTAAGATCTTTATTATCTGATAAAAATTTACTCAAACGAGAAATTGAAGAAGAGCTATTACAAATTAAAGATAATTACTCTGATGAACGCAGAACTAGAATCGAAGGTCCTGTTGATAATGTTACAGAAGCTGATTTTATTGCCAATGATGAAGTAGTAGTTACTCTTACCAAAAAGGGTTATATCAAACGTGTTGAATTATCTGTTTATAATGTTCAGCATAGAGGTGGTAAAGGTAAAATGGCTATGGCTTCTCTTGATGATAATGATGATGTATTACAAGATATGTTTGTTGCGCGAAATCATGATGAACTATTGTTCTTTACTAATTTAGGCCGTATATATAATATACCGGTTTATCAAGTTCCAGAAGCTTCAAGAACTGCAAAAGGGCGTGCAATAGTTAATTTGCTTCCGCTTAATCCTAATGAATATGTAGTAAAATTATTGTGTACTAAAGATCTTGATGATAAAAATTTAGTTATGTTAACTAAAAAAGGCATAATTAAACGTACTTTAGCACAAGAATTTGGCAATATTAGAAGTACAGGTATAAGGGCTATAACTTTAAATGAATCTGATGAATTAGTATTCTGCTCTTTAAGTTCTGGTCAAGATACCATAGTAATTGCTACAGCTAAAGGACAAGGTATAAGATTTAAAGAGGAAGAAGTTAGAGCAATGGGCCGTCAAGCATCTGGTGTTATAGGCATAAGGCTTCATGAAGATGATTATGTTATAGGAATGGAAGTTTTAAGTGATGAAACTCAAGATATATTATTTGCAACGGAAAATGGCTACGGTAAGCGTGTTAAAATTAGTGATTTTAGAATAGCTCATCGTGGAGGATACGGTGTGAGAACTATTCCTACAGATAAACGTAATGGTCAAGTTATAGGATTAGTTGTTGTTGGCGATAATATGGATATCTTATTAATAGATGAGCATGGTAAAATCATACGCTTATCAAGTAAAGAGATTAGAACGTTAGGTCGTCAAGCAAAAGGTGTAAGGTTAATTAAATTAGACTCAGGATCTAAATTAGCAGGAGCCTTTGCCGTAGTATCCTCAGAAAAAGAATCTCAAGAAGTATCTGAATAA
- the rpmF gene encoding 50S ribosomal protein L32, whose translation MPVPKRKTSKRRRDQRSSTRFIRVKAIAKCSNCEHPLPPHSACTQCGFYKGKKVIATKLDRVLKRGELKKAHQANQHMQEYAQENNEQDNK comes from the coding sequence ATGCCAGTACCTAAACGTAAGACGAGTAAGCGAAGAAGAGATCAGAGATCTTCTACTAGGTTTATTCGCGTAAAAGCTATTGCTAAATGTTCAAATTGTGAGCATCCATTGCCTCCTCATAGTGCTTGTACTCAGTGTGGTTTTTATAAAGGTAAAAAAGTTATAGCTACTAAATTAGATAGAGTTCTAAAAAGGGGCGAGCTTAAGAAAGCACATCAGGCAAATCAACATATGCAAGAATATGCTCAAGAAAATAACGAACAAGATAATAAATAA
- the dprA gene encoding DNA-processing protein DprA — MNISNILLHLSLIEKIGPATIDKLVQGFYSFGEKLNNKLDLFSNVYSLSINDLVHYSGININLATRIYNGLKDSKLLENELNLLEKNQIRFVTVLDGNYPSLLKEIYLPPTLLYIKSKDQNFNFINNSIAVVGARKCDNYGIRVVNNIVPDLVKMGYDIVSGGAYGIDAVAHKSCLIDEYNVGKTIAVLGSGLLNLYPRENIKLFEQILLSGGALISPFSLNTPPTAGNFPARNRIIAGLSLICLVIQATEKSGALITANYALNQGREVCAVPGQIDNELSKGCHSLISQGANLITSAQDIFNLLGQDFNLNNNIKNISKSLSFDIDSEIKIKQNLSENYVKILSFCTEPVSFDELIISTNLSFDELQDALFDLQVKGYIAQNFMGLWHKL, encoded by the coding sequence ATGAATATATCAAATATTCTTTTACATCTTTCATTAATAGAAAAAATTGGACCAGCTACTATAGATAAGCTGGTCCAGGGTTTTTATTCTTTTGGTGAAAAATTGAATAATAAATTAGATTTATTTTCAAACGTTTACAGTTTAAGTATAAACGATTTAGTTCATTATTCAGGTATTAATATTAATCTTGCAACACGTATATATAATGGCTTAAAAGATAGTAAATTACTTGAAAATGAACTTAATTTACTTGAAAAAAATCAAATAAGATTTGTTACTGTTCTTGATGGTAATTATCCTTCGCTGTTAAAGGAGATATATTTACCTCCTACTTTACTTTATATTAAATCTAAAGATCAAAATTTTAATTTTATTAATAATTCAATAGCTGTAGTTGGAGCACGAAAATGTGATAATTATGGTATTAGAGTTGTTAATAATATTGTACCTGATTTAGTAAAAATGGGTTATGATATTGTAAGTGGGGGAGCTTATGGTATAGACGCCGTTGCTCATAAATCTTGTTTAATAGATGAATATAATGTAGGAAAAACTATAGCTGTATTAGGCTCAGGACTTTTAAATTTATATCCACGCGAAAATATTAAACTTTTTGAGCAAATTCTACTATCAGGTGGAGCTTTAATAAGTCCTTTTTCTTTAAATACTCCACCTACTGCCGGAAATTTTCCTGCAAGAAATAGAATTATTGCTGGTTTATCTTTAATCTGTCTAGTTATTCAAGCAACAGAAAAAAGTGGAGCTCTAATTACTGCCAATTATGCTTTAAATCAAGGACGTGAGGTTTGTGCTGTGCCCGGTCAAATAGATAATGAATTAAGTAAAGGGTGCCACAGTTTAATTTCTCAAGGAGCAAATCTTATTACTTCAGCTCAAGATATATTTAATCTACTTGGTCAAGATTTTAATCTTAATAATAATATAAAAAATATAAGTAAATCTTTGAGTTTTGATATAGATTCTGAAATTAAAATTAAGCAAAATTTGAGTGAAAATTACGTAAAGATACTTTCATTTTGTACAGAACCGGTTTCTTTTGATGAGTTAATTATAAGTACGAATTTATCATTTGATGAGCTTCAAGATGCTTTATTTGACTTACAAGTAAAGGGATATATTGCTCAAAATTTTATGGGTCTTTGGCATAAATTATAA